Proteins from one Streptosporangium becharense genomic window:
- a CDS encoding response regulator yields the protein MTIRILLADDEPLLRMAFTMVIEAQPDMEAVGEAADGAEAVRLARRLRPDVVLMDVRMPGTDGIEATHRIVRDRRQTRVLILTTFDLDEYAFAGLKAGASGFLLKNVVPEELLAAIRNVAAGDAVVSPRVTRRLLENFASRLPTGPAPARDERLQRLTPREREVLVEVARGRSNTEIAAELHLAEATVKTHLSRILLKLELRDRVQAVVFAYENRLIHPA from the coding sequence ATGACCATCCGCATCCTGCTCGCCGACGACGAACCCCTGCTGCGCATGGCGTTCACCATGGTCATCGAGGCCCAGCCCGACATGGAGGCGGTCGGCGAGGCCGCAGACGGCGCCGAGGCCGTCCGCCTGGCCCGCCGGCTGCGTCCCGACGTCGTCCTGATGGACGTGCGCATGCCCGGCACCGACGGCATCGAGGCGACCCACCGGATCGTCCGCGACCGCCGGCAGACCCGGGTCCTCATCCTCACCACGTTCGACCTCGACGAGTACGCCTTCGCCGGGCTGAAGGCCGGCGCCTCCGGGTTCCTGCTCAAGAACGTCGTGCCCGAGGAACTCCTCGCGGCCATCCGGAACGTCGCCGCCGGCGACGCCGTCGTCTCCCCGCGCGTCACCCGCCGCCTGCTGGAGAACTTCGCCTCCCGGCTCCCCACCGGCCCCGCCCCGGCCCGCGACGAGCGCCTGCAACGGCTCACCCCCCGCGAACGGGAGGTGCTCGTCGAGGTGGCTCGCGGCCGGTCCAACACCGAGATCGCCGCCGAACTCCACCTCGCCGAAGCCACCGTGAAGACGCATCTCAGCCGGATCCTGCTGAAACTCGAACTACGCGACCGCGTACAGGCCGTGGTCTTCGCCTACGAGAACCGGCTCATCCACCCGGCGTGA
- a CDS encoding GNAT family N-acetyltransferase: MKRAATMGTVCSFPSPAIPAGRISENAQPVLRAGELTLRPWLPDDAPVVLRASADPAIRRWNRQFTTSSEDALAWIGQWDDRWRAEKDASWAVVLDAEVLGRVSLRGFDLGDGAAQVTYWVLPAARGRGVAVRAAGQVAHWAFDVGFHRLELVHSVANPASCRVAGKLGFALEGTLRSAVRHEDGWHDMHLHARLADDGGTPARGEPDA; encoded by the coding sequence GTGAAGAGGGCTGCCACCATGGGGACGGTGTGCTCCTTCCCCTCACCGGCCATCCCGGCCGGCCGCATCAGTGAGAACGCCCAGCCGGTCCTGCGGGCCGGAGAGTTGACCTTGAGGCCCTGGCTTCCCGATGACGCCCCCGTCGTGCTGCGGGCGTCCGCCGATCCCGCGATCCGGCGCTGGAACCGGCAGTTCACCACCTCGTCGGAGGACGCGCTGGCGTGGATCGGCCAGTGGGACGACCGCTGGCGCGCCGAGAAGGACGCCTCCTGGGCCGTCGTCCTGGACGCCGAGGTGCTCGGCCGGGTCTCGCTGCGTGGCTTCGATCTCGGCGACGGCGCCGCGCAGGTCACCTACTGGGTGCTGCCCGCCGCCCGGGGGCGGGGTGTCGCCGTCCGCGCCGCCGGCCAGGTCGCCCACTGGGCCTTCGACGTGGGATTCCACCGTCTGGAGCTGGTCCATTCGGTGGCCAACCCGGCCTCCTGCCGGGTCGCGGGCAAGCTCGGCTTCGCGTTGGAGGGCACCTTGCGCAGCGCGGTGCGCCACGAGGACGGATGGCACGACATGCACCTGCACGCCCGGCTCGCGGACGACGGGGGGACCCCTGCGCGCGGTGAGCCGGACGCGTGA
- a CDS encoding alpha/beta hydrolase, giving the protein MRGRRMAVAGVAAVVASATGVAAAGVHPAAGAVRTQTGAGAASDGLDRFQRQKITWGRCQSGPDDAAGRELDEAKAQCAEVLVPLDYSRPGGRTVKVAMSRLRATDPGRRRGVLLYNPGGPGVPALHLVLQVKRAAPQVAARYDLVGMDPRFVGRSTGLNCGWPEAVIGSAGPDRRTFDRGVALAKDMASRCAGHREVLPHVSTRNTARDMDVIRAALGEPRLSYLGSSYGTYLGAVYLQLFPRRADRVVLDSAVDVDRFGPDLTGTQGPALRAALRHWAAWAARRHGRYGLGATTGAVMATVERISRAADREPLRVGGHRVGARLLPLVLFGVTAGDSEETYAGFAADVRVLDKAARGIEVSPTPMLQAVLTGLSSPDADGAASAQTAIMCGDRAVPRDPETYYRDIRAHRDDEPVFGALIRNLTPCSFWPVPPAEPPTRVRNDVPVLMVGATGDPGTPYAGQLVTHRALTGSRLVTLRGAFRHTVYGGLFAPRDACVDGAVDRYLLDGVLPARDTVCRAVSPVGG; this is encoded by the coding sequence ATGCGTGGACGAAGGATGGCCGTGGCCGGTGTCGCGGCGGTTGTGGCGAGTGCGACAGGGGTGGCCGCGGCAGGGGTGCACCCGGCCGCCGGGGCGGTACGGACGCAGACCGGGGCCGGTGCCGCGAGTGACGGGCTGGACCGGTTCCAGCGGCAGAAGATCACCTGGGGTCGCTGCCAGAGCGGGCCGGATGACGCGGCCGGCCGCGAGCTCGACGAGGCGAAGGCCCAGTGCGCCGAGGTCCTCGTGCCGCTGGACTACAGCCGCCCGGGCGGGCGGACGGTCAAGGTCGCGATGTCCCGGCTGAGGGCGACCGATCCGGGACGCCGCAGGGGGGTGCTGCTGTACAACCCGGGTGGTCCGGGCGTTCCCGCGCTGCATCTGGTGCTCCAGGTGAAGCGGGCCGCACCCCAGGTCGCGGCCCGCTATGACCTGGTCGGGATGGATCCCCGGTTCGTCGGTCGGAGCACGGGGCTGAACTGCGGCTGGCCGGAGGCGGTGATCGGCTCCGCCGGGCCGGACCGGCGCACGTTCGACCGGGGGGTGGCGCTGGCGAAGGACATGGCGTCCCGGTGCGCAGGCCACCGGGAGGTGCTGCCGCACGTCTCGACACGCAACACCGCCCGCGACATGGACGTGATCCGGGCGGCGCTGGGCGAGCCGAGGCTGTCGTATCTGGGGTCGTCGTACGGGACCTATCTGGGTGCGGTCTACCTGCAGTTGTTCCCCCGCCGTGCCGACCGGGTGGTTCTCGACAGCGCGGTGGACGTCGACCGGTTCGGCCCCGATCTGACGGGCACGCAGGGGCCGGCCCTGCGCGCGGCCCTTCGGCACTGGGCGGCGTGGGCGGCGCGTCGTCACGGCCGGTACGGCCTGGGCGCCACGACCGGCGCGGTCATGGCGACGGTGGAGCGGATCAGCCGGGCCGCCGACCGTGAGCCGTTGCGGGTCGGCGGCCACCGGGTCGGCGCGCGGCTGCTGCCGCTGGTGCTGTTCGGGGTGACCGCCGGGGACAGCGAGGAGACCTACGCCGGGTTCGCCGCCGATGTGCGGGTGCTCGACAAGGCCGCCCGGGGGATCGAGGTCTCCCCCACCCCGATGCTGCAGGCGGTTCTGACCGGCCTGTCGTCTCCCGACGCGGACGGGGCCGCCAGTGCCCAGACCGCGATCATGTGCGGTGATCGGGCGGTGCCGCGTGATCCCGAGACCTACTACCGTGACATCCGCGCGCACCGCGACGACGAACCGGTGTTCGGCGCGCTGATCCGCAACCTCACTCCCTGCTCGTTCTGGCCGGTCCCACCGGCCGAGCCTCCCACCCGGGTGCGCAACGACGTCCCGGTGCTGATGGTGGGGGCCACCGGTGACCCGGGCACCCCGTACGCGGGCCAACTGGTGACGCACCGGGCACTGACCGGTTCGCGGCTGGTCACCCTGCGGGGCGCCTTCCGTCACACGGTCTACGGGGGGTTGTTCGCTCCCCGGGACGCGTGCGTCGACGGCGCGGTCGACCGTTATCTCCTCGACGGTGTCCTTCCGGCGCGCGACACCGTGTGCCGTGCCGTCTCCCCCGTCGGCGGCTGA
- a CDS encoding AzlC family ABC transporter permease has protein sequence MIGKQAEGASRDFAAAAADTASVGLSLFPLGISFGILVVHTGLDWWWAPVFTAVVYAGSLEFLLLGLVATVTPLGQIAVTALLVNLRHVFYALSFPLSRVRPPGRVYATFALTDEAYALTAGGRARSWSGARILWMQLFCQGYWVGGATVGALAGSLIPFTLHGLDFALTALFVVLTIDAWRAQRDLPAPLLAAAGFAVAALLVPGQVLPAAMALFTVGVLARYALRRRALAPAFGDRDGHDHPVPTPAASAAPALSARER, from the coding sequence ATGATTGGAAAGCAAGCCGAAGGTGCGTCGCGGGACTTCGCGGCGGCGGCGGCCGACACCGCCTCGGTGGGGCTGAGCCTGTTCCCCCTGGGGATCAGCTTCGGCATCCTGGTCGTGCACACCGGCCTGGACTGGTGGTGGGCACCGGTGTTCACCGCCGTGGTCTACGCCGGGTCGCTGGAGTTCCTGCTGCTGGGCCTGGTCGCCACGGTGACACCGCTGGGGCAGATCGCGGTGACGGCGCTGCTGGTCAACCTCAGGCACGTCTTCTACGCCCTCTCCTTCCCGCTGTCGCGGGTACGACCGCCGGGCCGCGTCTACGCCACCTTCGCCCTCACCGACGAGGCCTACGCCCTGACCGCCGGTGGGCGTGCCCGCTCCTGGAGCGGCGCCCGCATCCTGTGGATGCAGCTTTTCTGCCAGGGCTACTGGGTCGGCGGGGCGACCGTCGGCGCGCTCGCCGGCTCCCTCATCCCGTTCACCCTGCACGGCCTGGACTTCGCGCTGACCGCCCTGTTCGTGGTCCTGACGATCGACGCCTGGCGTGCCCAGCGGGACCTGCCCGCTCCCCTGCTGGCCGCGGCCGGCTTCGCCGTCGCCGCGCTCCTGGTTCCCGGGCAGGTGCTGCCGGCCGCGATGGCCCTGTTCACCGTGGGTGTGCTGGCCCGCTACGCCCTGCGCCGCCGTGCCCTCGCACCCGCTTTCGGCGACCGTGACGGCCATGACCACCCCGTGCCCACCCCGGCCGCGTCGGCCGCACCGGCCTTGTCGGCCCGGGAAAGGTAG
- a CDS encoding sensor histidine kinase, which yields MTGATTTAPAAGPRQTPPHAATRLSPTAFDAFLAAVVFFGCAGLNSQAYQGPPAPLILQVALALPLAWRRRAPLTVFYAIAAVALVQWLADIQLLTDVALLIALYTVAAHSTWRHTLMAAAVLETGILLASVRWAAPHGSFLNSLVFLTAVAVAVAVTGVNTRIRRAHLAALHDRAARLERERDQRARLAAANERARIAREMHDIVTHNLSVMVALADGAVFAQHRSPDKTTAALHQISGTGRQALTDMRRSLGVLRAGEPDALRHPMPGIAQLAALTDQMRAAGLPTRLDLRGDPTCVSAAAQLTLYRLTQEALTNTLKHAPPGTRAEVRIHCSPDTLTLEVTDDGPAARTPAPVGRTPGPPGHGIPGMRERAAAYGGTLHAGPLPGRGWRVRATLHTDPVAEDTP from the coding sequence ATGACCGGCGCCACGACCACCGCACCGGCCGCGGGCCCGCGCCAGACCCCGCCGCACGCCGCGACCCGGCTGTCACCGACGGCGTTCGACGCCTTCCTCGCCGCCGTGGTCTTCTTCGGCTGCGCCGGGCTCAACAGCCAGGCCTACCAGGGCCCACCCGCGCCGCTGATCCTCCAGGTCGCCCTCGCGCTGCCGCTGGCATGGCGCCGCCGCGCACCCCTGACCGTCTTCTACGCGATCGCCGCCGTGGCCCTCGTCCAATGGCTCGCCGACATCCAGCTCCTCACCGACGTCGCGCTCCTGATCGCCCTGTACACCGTGGCCGCCCACTCCACCTGGCGTCACACCCTCATGGCCGCCGCCGTCCTCGAAACCGGCATCCTGCTGGCCTCCGTCCGCTGGGCCGCACCGCACGGCAGCTTCCTCAACTCCCTCGTCTTCCTCACCGCCGTGGCCGTCGCCGTCGCCGTCACCGGCGTCAACACCCGCATCAGACGCGCGCACCTCGCCGCCCTGCACGACCGCGCCGCCCGCCTGGAACGCGAACGCGACCAGCGGGCCCGGCTCGCGGCGGCGAACGAACGAGCCCGCATCGCCCGCGAGATGCACGACATCGTCACCCACAACCTCTCCGTCATGGTCGCCCTCGCCGACGGCGCGGTCTTCGCCCAGCACCGCTCACCCGACAAGACGACCGCCGCCCTGCATCAGATCTCCGGCACCGGGCGGCAGGCCCTCACCGACATGCGACGCTCCCTCGGAGTGCTGAGGGCCGGCGAACCCGACGCGCTGCGCCACCCCATGCCGGGCATCGCCCAGCTGGCAGCCCTCACCGACCAGATGCGCGCGGCCGGCCTGCCGACCCGCCTCGACCTGCGAGGCGACCCCACCTGCGTCTCCGCCGCCGCGCAACTCACCCTCTACCGCCTCACGCAGGAAGCCCTGACCAACACCCTCAAACACGCCCCGCCCGGCACCCGGGCCGAGGTCCGGATCCACTGCTCACCCGACACCCTCACCCTCGAGGTGACCGACGACGGCCCCGCCGCCCGGACCCCCGCCCCGGTCGGCCGGACCCCCGGCCCTCCGGGACACGGCATCCCCGGCATGCGCGAACGCGCCGCCGCGTACGGCGGAACCCTCCACGCCGGGCCCCTCCCGGGCCGCGGCTGGCGGGTCCGCGCCACCCTCCACACCGACCCCGTCGCGGAAGACACCCCATGA
- a CDS encoding branched-chain amino acid transporter permease gives MPSPLYLAAAVAVSAAVTWGLRALPFAVVTPLRRSAVLQYLAVQMPVGIMLILALYTLRDVRPTDWPAVVPTALALAAAIGLHLRTRNAVISVLGATTLHVVLSTFWPH, from the coding sequence GTGCCCAGCCCGCTCTACCTGGCCGCCGCCGTGGCCGTCAGCGCCGCCGTCACCTGGGGCCTGCGTGCCCTTCCCTTCGCCGTCGTGACCCCGCTGCGTCGCTCGGCCGTCCTGCAGTACCTCGCCGTTCAGATGCCTGTCGGCATCATGCTGATCCTGGCCCTGTACACCCTGCGCGACGTCCGCCCCACCGACTGGCCGGCCGTCGTGCCCACCGCCCTGGCCCTGGCCGCCGCGATCGGACTGCACCTGAGAACCCGAAACGCCGTGATCAGCGTCCTGGGTGCGACCACCCTGCACGTGGTGCTGTCGACCTTCTGGCCGCACTGA
- a CDS encoding Lrp/AsnC family transcriptional regulator: protein MSNSISLDRIDHEILFHLAQDGRLSNVELARRVGLTPPPCLRRVKRLEDAGVIAGYRAQISPAALGRSLEVVLSVDIAVNDLQTVEEFESRVAALEEVVEFRRMFGRPDYYIRVAVTDPVAYETFLSKQILPLPAVSRVDSHLTMKRIKD, encoded by the coding sequence ATGAGTAATTCCATTAGCCTTGATCGCATTGATCATGAAATATTGTTTCATCTGGCCCAGGACGGGCGGTTGTCGAACGTGGAGCTGGCCCGCCGGGTGGGTTTGACGCCGCCGCCATGCCTGCGCCGGGTCAAGCGTCTGGAGGACGCCGGTGTGATCGCCGGATACCGTGCGCAGATCTCACCGGCGGCCCTGGGTCGCTCCCTGGAGGTGGTCCTGTCGGTGGACATCGCGGTCAACGACCTGCAGACCGTGGAGGAGTTCGAATCCCGGGTCGCGGCGCTGGAGGAGGTCGTGGAGTTCCGGCGCATGTTCGGGCGCCCCGACTACTACATCCGGGTGGCGGTGACCGACCCGGTCGCCTACGAGACGTTCCTCAGCAAGCAGATCCTGCCGTTGCCCGCGGTCTCCCGCGTCGACTCCCACCTGACCATGAAGCGCATCAAGGACTGA
- a CDS encoding cold-shock protein, which yields MATGTVKWFNSEKGFGFIEQDGGGADVFAHYSNIAAQGYRELQEGQKVSFDVTQGQKGPQAENIVPA from the coding sequence ATGGCTACTGGCACCGTGAAGTGGTTCAACTCGGAAAAGGGCTTCGGCTTCATCGAGCAGGACGGCGGCGGCGCCGACGTCTTCGCCCACTACTCGAACATCGCCGCCCAGGGCTACCGTGAGCTGCAGGAGGGCCAGAAGGTCTCCTTCGACGTCACGCAGGGCCAGAAGGGCCCGCAGGCCGAGAACATCGTTCCCGCCTGA
- a CDS encoding pyridoxal phosphate-dependent decarboxylase family protein, producing the protein MRNDDHMSGDPPVDGLEYGDVLQRAYRHVLSWRGSVADRPVFPAVTADELRDLLTGGGPPEAGTDAISTLDVLARAGELGSTASAGPRYFGYVIGSSLPVAVGADWLVTAWDQNATLYSCGPAVSVIEEVCADWLVKMLGLPPHTSAGFTTGTQMAAFTCLAAARHHLLARQGWDAEADGLWGAPRIPVIAGEQRHASIDRALRYLGMGTRVREVGCDADGAIDLSALRAELDRTDRPPIVCVQAGNINTGAVDPLREVCELVHDRGGWVHVDGAIGLWALASDEHRGLLDGAHLADSWTTDAHKWLNVPFDCGIAFVAHPDAHRAAVGITAAYLEASEHRDQINTVPDWSRRARSVPVYAVLRTLGRAGVAGLVDRNIEHAHRIAGLLAAEPGIEIVNEVVLNQVLVRFTAPGRDDDELTREVVSRVQDDGTCWLSGSVFGNRAVMRISICSAYTTAEDIRRSADAIIRCGRDAVAGRARATGTG; encoded by the coding sequence ATGAGAAACGACGACCACATGTCCGGGGATCCGCCGGTTGACGGGCTGGAGTACGGTGACGTGCTCCAGCGCGCGTACCGGCACGTGCTGAGCTGGCGGGGGTCGGTCGCCGATCGCCCGGTTTTCCCCGCGGTGACAGCGGATGAGCTGCGTGATCTCCTCACCGGCGGGGGCCCGCCCGAAGCCGGCACCGATGCGATCTCGACTCTGGACGTCCTGGCGCGGGCCGGTGAGCTGGGATCGACGGCCAGTGCGGGGCCGCGCTACTTCGGCTACGTCATCGGCTCCTCGCTGCCCGTGGCCGTGGGTGCGGACTGGCTGGTCACCGCCTGGGACCAGAACGCGACGCTGTACTCGTGCGGCCCGGCGGTCTCGGTGATCGAGGAGGTCTGCGCCGACTGGTTGGTGAAGATGCTCGGCCTGCCTCCGCACACATCGGCGGGATTCACCACGGGTACCCAGATGGCCGCCTTCACCTGCCTGGCGGCGGCCAGGCACCATCTGCTGGCCCGGCAGGGCTGGGACGCCGAAGCGGACGGGCTGTGGGGAGCGCCGCGCATCCCGGTGATAGCCGGCGAGCAGCGCCACGCCTCGATCGATCGTGCCCTGCGCTACCTGGGGATGGGGACGCGTGTCCGAGAGGTCGGGTGCGACGCCGACGGTGCGATCGACCTCTCCGCGCTACGCGCGGAACTGGATCGGACGGACCGGCCGCCGATCGTCTGCGTGCAGGCCGGCAACATCAACACCGGTGCCGTCGACCCGCTTCGCGAGGTGTGCGAGCTCGTGCACGACCGGGGCGGATGGGTGCACGTCGACGGAGCGATCGGACTGTGGGCTCTGGCCAGTGACGAACACCGCGGCCTCCTCGACGGAGCACACCTGGCGGACTCCTGGACCACCGATGCGCACAAGTGGCTGAACGTGCCCTTCGACTGCGGCATCGCCTTCGTCGCGCATCCCGACGCGCACCGGGCGGCTGTCGGGATCACCGCGGCCTATCTGGAGGCATCCGAGCACCGGGACCAGATCAACACCGTGCCGGACTGGTCCCGGCGTGCCCGCTCGGTGCCCGTCTACGCGGTGCTGCGGACACTGGGCCGGGCCGGCGTCGCCGGGCTCGTCGACCGCAACATCGAGCACGCCCACCGCATCGCCGGCCTCCTCGCGGCGGAGCCCGGCATCGAGATCGTCAACGAGGTGGTCCTGAACCAGGTGCTGGTGCGGTTCACCGCACCCGGCCGCGACGACGACGAGCTCACCCGGGAGGTCGTCAGCAGGGTCCAGGACGACGGCACCTGCTGGCTGAGCGGATCGGTCTTCGGCAACCGGGCGGTCATGCGCATATCGATCTGCTCGGCGTACACCACGGCCGAAGACATCCGGCGAAGCGCCGACGCCATCATCCGCTGCGGTCGCGACGCCGTGGCCGGACGGGCACGGGCCACGGGTACCGGCTGA
- a CDS encoding WD40 repeat domain-containing serine/threonine protein kinase, which produces MPRPRPLRADEPARLGEYRLLGSLGEGGQGVVYLGESPSGARVAVKVLHARVAGDPTTRRRFLREVEAARQVPPFCTARVLDVGTAGERPYVVSEFIAGESLEQRVGSHGPLSPGDLRRLAVGTATALAAIHRAGIVHRDFKPANVLLGPDGPRVVDFGIAHGTDMATAATGMVGTPPYMSPEQFSGERVGPPSDMFSWAGTILFAGTGRSPFGSDVALAALMYRILNQECDLTGLPDDLRALAGRCLAKEPGHRPTAEEVLLRLITGGGTAPVGTPAPTGGDLLATAMNRIGQRLPANPPLANPSFAHPPTPPPPVSPGWERPAAAAPVGDHFAAPVGGHSAAPVGPPSWTPPPAHQPTRPAPPPGRGLSRRGFLIGGGAALATGAVAGAAVLVPRYLGEKTASSRPASRPTPGPTGTPPSSAPGSATPSSASPPAATPPPSALIPDGPLVLGNGNLVQGLAVSADGRLVAAGCWDGKVRLWEVPGGEMIAELDDRELYVQGLALSPDGRTLISLGGVGDAEAHVWDVASRRRVPKSVIGSFFVEFSPDGKRFVTGSGYEWVRLWRTSDREQTGAAMRHDGLVAGGAFSPDGSLLATAGWDRTVRLWRTSGHRPAGKPLTGHKEEVNAVVFLDGETLASAGYDKVVRVWDVTSGEPKGTPFRGSGSTVTGLALSPDGTVLAAATDKDGVRLWEVASRKALRSPLDAGQIQAVAFSGNGLVLAAVAGDDVHLYDATGLRAT; this is translated from the coding sequence GTGCCGCGACCGCGCCCGCTCCGAGCGGACGAACCAGCCCGGCTGGGGGAGTACCGGCTGCTCGGATCCCTGGGAGAGGGCGGCCAGGGTGTCGTGTACCTCGGAGAGTCCCCGTCGGGAGCCCGGGTCGCCGTCAAGGTTCTGCACGCCCGCGTCGCCGGCGATCCCACGACCCGCAGGCGTTTCCTGCGCGAAGTGGAGGCGGCCCGCCAGGTGCCGCCCTTCTGCACCGCCCGCGTCCTGGACGTCGGCACGGCCGGCGAACGGCCGTACGTGGTGAGCGAGTTCATCGCGGGGGAGTCACTGGAACAGCGGGTCGGCTCGCACGGCCCGCTCTCCCCGGGTGACCTGCGGCGGCTCGCGGTCGGCACGGCCACCGCCCTGGCCGCGATCCACCGTGCCGGGATCGTCCACCGCGATTTCAAACCCGCCAACGTGCTGCTCGGCCCGGACGGGCCGCGGGTGGTCGACTTCGGCATCGCGCACGGCACCGACATGGCCACCGCCGCCACCGGCATGGTCGGCACCCCGCCCTACATGTCGCCCGAGCAGTTCTCCGGGGAACGGGTGGGCCCGCCCTCCGACATGTTCAGCTGGGCCGGCACCATCCTGTTCGCCGGGACGGGCCGGTCCCCGTTCGGCAGCGACGTCGCCCTCGCCGCCCTGATGTACCGGATCCTCAACCAGGAGTGCGACCTCACCGGCCTCCCCGACGACCTTCGGGCCCTCGCCGGCCGATGCCTGGCCAAGGAACCCGGGCACCGGCCGACGGCCGAGGAGGTCCTGCTGCGCCTCATCACCGGCGGCGGGACGGCGCCTGTCGGCACACCGGCCCCCACCGGCGGCGACCTGCTGGCCACGGCCATGAACCGGATCGGACAGCGGCTCCCGGCGAACCCGCCCCTCGCGAACCCATCCTTCGCGCACCCGCCGACCCCGCCGCCCCCCGTCTCGCCCGGCTGGGAACGACCCGCCGCCGCGGCACCCGTGGGCGACCACTTCGCGGCACCCGTCGGCGGTCACTCCGCGGCACCCGTCGGCCCCCCATCCTGGACGCCGCCTCCGGCGCACCAGCCCACCCGGCCGGCGCCTCCCCCCGGCCGCGGCCTCTCCCGCCGCGGCTTCCTGATCGGCGGGGGAGCCGCGCTGGCCACCGGCGCGGTGGCGGGGGCCGCGGTGCTGGTCCCCCGTTACCTGGGGGAGAAGACCGCCTCCTCCAGACCCGCGTCCCGCCCGACCCCGGGCCCTACGGGCACCCCGCCCTCCTCAGCGCCGGGGTCCGCCACCCCCTCCTCCGCTTCGCCCCCGGCCGCCACCCCGCCCCCGTCCGCGCTCATCCCGGACGGGCCGCTGGTGCTCGGGAACGGCAACCTGGTGCAGGGCCTGGCGGTCTCCGCCGACGGCCGGCTGGTGGCCGCCGGATGCTGGGACGGCAAGGTCCGCCTGTGGGAGGTTCCCGGCGGGGAGATGATCGCTGAGCTCGACGACCGCGAACTCTACGTCCAGGGTCTCGCGCTGAGCCCGGACGGCCGGACCCTGATCAGCCTCGGCGGGGTCGGCGACGCCGAGGCGCACGTCTGGGACGTCGCGTCCAGGCGCCGGGTGCCGAAGTCCGTGATCGGCTCGTTCTTCGTGGAGTTCAGCCCCGACGGCAAACGGTTCGTCACCGGCAGCGGGTACGAATGGGTCCGGTTGTGGCGCACCTCCGACCGCGAACAGACGGGTGCCGCCATGCGCCACGACGGCCTGGTCGCCGGAGGGGCCTTCAGCCCCGACGGAAGCCTGCTGGCCACCGCCGGGTGGGATCGCACGGTCCGGCTGTGGCGCACCTCCGGCCACCGCCCGGCCGGAAAACCACTGACCGGCCACAAGGAGGAGGTCAACGCCGTGGTGTTCCTCGACGGCGAGACCCTGGCGAGCGCCGGATACGACAAGGTGGTGCGGGTCTGGGACGTGACGTCCGGCGAACCGAAGGGAACGCCGTTCAGAGGCTCCGGCTCCACGGTCACCGGCCTCGCGCTCAGCCCCGACGGGACCGTCCTCGCCGCCGCGACGGACAAGGACGGTGTCCGGCTGTGGGAGGTCGCCTCCCGGAAGGCGCTCCGCAGCCCCCTGGACGCCGGCCAGATCCAGGCCGTGGCCTTCAGCGGCAACGGGCTCGTCCTCGCGGCGGTCGCCGGCGACGACGTGCACCTGTACGACGCCACCGGCCTGCGCGCCACCTGA
- a CDS encoding DUF1876 domain-containing protein → METKQWNVQIVISEDDEDALTVATATLSARDGKKYESVGHARRNPGDRPVPAIGDELAVGRALSGLAAQLIEDAAVDVAQMAGAARGR, encoded by the coding sequence ATGGAGACCAAGCAGTGGAACGTACAGATCGTCATCAGCGAGGACGACGAGGACGCCCTCACGGTCGCGACGGCCACGTTGTCGGCGCGGGACGGCAAGAAGTACGAGAGCGTCGGGCACGCCCGGCGTAACCCGGGTGATCGGCCGGTGCCGGCGATCGGCGACGAGCTGGCGGTGGGACGCGCGCTGTCAGGGCTGGCCGCCCAGTTGATCGAGGACGCGGCGGTGGACGTCGCGCAGATGGCGGGGGCGGCGCGGGGCCGCTGA